The window TGACGGTTTTCTTCTCGTGTTATCCACAGAGATGCAAGTCGGCGTGCCAACTCTGTGGATAACCTCCGGAGATGCGTCGCCATTCAATCTACGAAGGAACGAGCACTGCACAGCGTGCGGCACTGACCGTTTCACAAAGAAACACATTGTGAAAAGAATCACGAATGCGGGCGCATCTCCAAAGCGAGGGATGCGTCGGCAGGCTCAGTTTGTGAAGAGGCTAGTCGTGGAGCAGATCGCGGGCGGAGGGGGCGCCAGACACAGGCTCGGCGAGGCGCTTCCATTCCTTTTCCAGGATCTGGACGGTCGCGCCAGCGAGGGCGAGGAGGATCCACAGATAGCGCTGGAAGGCGAGGTGCAGGAACACCGCCGAACCCAAGTAGCCCATGATCCCGAGCCAGAAGGCCGTCGCTGTGTTGGCGAGGCCGGGCTGCTTGCGACGGAAGCGGCGGCGCAGGCTCCAGAGCCGAGCCAACAGCGTGCCGACGATGCCGAGGAACAGGAGAATGCCCACGATGCCCGTCTCCGCCGACAGCTCGGCGTACAGACAGTGCGCGCGGCGCTGCGTGGCGAGGCTCCGGAAGGCGATCTCCGGGTTCTCCATGTACTTCACCGAGTAGAAGGGCATGTACTGCCCCGGCCCGACACCGAGCAGCGGGTAGTCGAAGAAGCAGTGCACGCCAGCGAGCATCTCCGTGAGGCGCCCGCGAATGGCCCCGTGGCCCTCCACGGTGTCGCGCTGCGAGAGCAACTGGGGCAGGGTGCGGAAGGTCTCGAGGCGACCCAAGAACCCAGGAGCCACGACGAGCACTACCGCGATGAGCAGCACTCCACCAAGGAGCATCTGCCACCAGCGGATGTACCCCAGGAAGATCATGATCATCACGAGCCCCACGAAGGTGAGAATGCCGCCCCGCGAGTAGGTGATGGCGAAGCCAGCCAGGATGAGCAGCATGCACCCGAGAGCCAAAAGCCGAACCCAGCGCTTGCGTTCGTCCCGGAAACGGAAGAAGGCGAGGGGCAAGACGACGATGAGGATCTGCGCGAAGCGGTTGGGTCCGTTCACCGGACCCGCGGCACGATTGCTGACCAGCACCTCGCTGCGCTGGCGGACGAGGCCCGTACCGTCATCGTCTTCGGCGATGCCGCGCCCCAGGTCGCGCTGCGCCAGCCCGCCGAACTGCGCTTGGTACTTGTGGGTCAGCTCCTGGTAGAGGCCCAAACTGCTCAGGAAGGCGCTCACGACCACCATCGTCCAGATCGCCGCTCGCAGCATTCCGAGGCTCCGCACGGCGTTCAACACCAGGAAGTACATGAGCACACCTTCGACGACGTACACCGTGATCCACGCGAAGGCGACATGCACGTCGACGGCAACGAAGCTGGAGCCGAGCAGCGAACCCAGGAAGAGGAGCATCAGCAGGAAGGTGTAATCCACGACGATACCGCGGCGCTTGAACATGTACACCAGCACCGGGAAGCCAACCAGAGCCGTCACTCCCATCGCTGCGATCTGCGGGCTGCCGATCACCCTGCCGATGAGCACGGGTGCGTTCATGTAGGCGAGGGCGAGGAAGAGCACTGTCCCCAGCATCGGGCGGAGGCAGAGGAGACCCAGCGCAACAAGGCCGAAGGGCGCCGCGAGCCCGACGCTCACCCCCTGCCCGATGGCGAGCAAGCTCATCCCGGCTACGCCGGCGAGCAGCAATACCGTGAAGCGAGGACCGAGCAGCACGCCCGATTGGGAGGAACTCATCGAGATGGAATCTCCGAGGCAAGCGGCCGGGCCGCCGAGATTTGGCTCCTCCTATTTTACCATCTCGGTGTCGGTCGGCGCGCATCGGTTTGCTGGCGCTCTGCCCGGTCTGTGGCGGCGTGGTCTGCGGCTCCTTGCCGACGCTGCTCTCGGCTTCCGCTTAGGGCTCTCTGTATCCGCTGAGAGCTCCCGGTATCCGCTAAGAGCTTTCGGTTTCCATCCGGAGCTCTCGGTTTCCACCCAGCGCTCCTGGTTTCCCCCGAGCCGTGGTTCCGCCGTCGCTCTTCCGTGATTCCGCCGCAGTTTCTCCGGTCATTCCGCCCGGCGCTTCTTGACCGATCCAAGCCTGCTGTACCCGCCAAACGGTGAGGATTGTGCGGATTCACCCAATACTCACGCTGAGCAAACGGACGACGACGGGCTGGCGGATGGTGCCGAGCCAGGACAGGAGCCGGGCGACGGTTGAGAGTGCCTCAACGCTCCCGATCGTGGCGTGCTGAATGATCGAACGAGCCTCTTGGGTCGGCGTACCGAGGTCAGCGAGCCGGCGCATCGAGGCGTCGTGGTCGATTGTGATACACTGTCTTCTCGTAATGCACGGCCACCGCGCGGGTCGTCTCATTCTTTCGTCGCCTCGAGCGGGGCTGCGCCGCTGACCTCCTTCTGAGTATTAGAGCTCGACAGCGGATCGACCATCCTCATCACGAACCGGGGATATTCCATGCGCTTTGATCTCACCCAACTTCCCACCTGGATCATGAATCGATGGAGGCGCAGCTCCGGGCGGATGAAGACCCTCGTCGCCACCGTCGTGCTCCTCCTCGCCTTCACCGCGACGAGCTTGGGGAGCATGTACTACGGGGTCATCCTCAACAAGACCCGGCGCGCCATCACCTGGGATCAAATGCTGGAGAACGTACTCGGGACCAAGCTGGCCATCATTCCCCACTGGGTGCAGGGTCAGATCTTCGGCCGCCCCGACCGCCTCGGCATCAGCATGGACGCCACGGACTTCGCCAAGCTGCAGATGAAGCGCGACGCGGCGCTGAAGACGGGCATCCTCAACTCCGGCGACGACGACTTCGTCCCCGCCTTCCTCCACCACGGGGACATGACCACCGAGGTGCGCATGCGCCTCAAGGGCGACTGGACCGACCAGCTCCTCGGCGACAAGTGGTCGTTCCGCGTCAAGATCAAGGGCGACGCCACGCTCTTCGGCATGAAGCAGTTCTCGCTGCATCATCCCCGGGCCCGTGGTTTCGCCTACGAGTGGCTCTTCCACCGCGCCTTGAAGCGCGAGGATATCCTGGGATTGCGATACGACTTCGTCCAGCTCTCGGTCAACGGCAAGGACCTCGGCGTGTACGCCCTGGAGGAGCACTTCGAGAAGCGGCTGATCGAGAGCCAGCGTCGCCGTGAGGGCCCCATCGTCAAGATGAACGAGGAGCTCCTCTGGGCGGACCGCGCTTCGACGCCGTCGTTGTCGAGGAGCCCGACCGGCTTGCAGTCGGAACAGGCGGGCTTCGTGGACGCGTTCGGGCTCCAGTCGGTCCTGGACAACAAGGGGATGTACAAGCGCTTCGTCCTGGGCGGAAGCCTCCTGGAGGCGGTGCGTTCTGGGGAGATGCCGGCGCACAAGGCCTTCGACGTGCAGCGCCTGGCCACCTATTACGCGCTGTGCGACCTCCTGGGCAGCGAGCACGCCGTCATCTGGCACAACCTGCGTTTCTACTACAACCCGGTGACGGCCCTGCTCGAGCCCATCGGCTTCGACGCCAATGCGGGTCACCTGATTGCGGCTCCCCACGGCGCCGAGCGCCGCTGGGACGATCCGGCCAAGGACTTCAAGAACGTCGTCTTCAGCGATCCGCTCTTCTGCCAGGAGTACACCCGAGCCCTGGAGCGCTTGTCGGCGCCGGGATACCTGGAGTCGTTGCTCGCCGACACCCACAAGGATCTGAACCACCAGCTGTCGATCCTGTACCGGGAGTTCCCCTGGGTCTACTTCTCGCCGTCGGTGTTCCAGCGTAATCGTGACGTCATCGTCGCCTCGCTCCATCCCAAAGCCGCGCTGCACGCTTACGCGCACGGCCGCACTCCCGAGGCCATGGAGATCGAACTCGGCAACATCCAGAGCATGCCGCTCGAGGTGGAAAGCATCAGCTTCCGGGATTCCCTCGTCCTTCGTCCCAGCGAGCGCATCTTCCTCGCGCCCAAGGTCCCGGATCTTCCGGTGAACTATCGGGTGGTGACCTTCGCCCTGCCGGCGGACTTCCCGAAGAACGTCAAACTGGCGCGGGACCTGAAGGTCCAGTACCGCATCATCGGCGCCTCGTTGGCGCGCACGGAGGCTGTGTTCGCCTGGCCCCGCCAGAACAACGAAGTCCTCTCCGCCGACCTCGTCCGCAAGGATCCGAACGTCGACAGGCTGCCTTGCTTCGCCGTCGACGAGGCCGCCAAGCGCATCACCATCCGGCCCGGCCGCTGGGAGATCCACGAGAGCGTTCACATCCCCGGCGGCTACGATGTGGTGGCCGGGCCGGGCACGGAGCTCTTTCTGGACCCGAATGTCACCATCCTTTCCTACTCGCGCTTCCTGTTCCGCGGCAGCGCCGAAGCACCCGTGGTCATCCGCTCCGATGGCCGCGGCCGCGGGGTGCTGGTGGCGAAGACGGGCGAGTCGAGCCTGGAGCACGTGCACTTCATCGGCCTCGCCAACCCGAACCTCAACGGCTGGGAAGTGACGAGTGCGGTGACGTTCTACGAGGCGCCGGCACACTTCACCCAATGCGTCTTCGCGGACAACAAGTGCGAGGATGCTCTCAACATGATCCGCACGACCTATGTGATGGAGAATTGTCGGTTCGCCAACACCCAGTCCGATGCATTCGATGCCGACTTCGCCGACGGCCGCATCGTGGGCACCTCTTTCGAAAATTGCGGCAACGACGCCGTGGATACCTCGGGCAGCACCACCGAGGTGGTGGACATGCAAGTCAACGGCACGAACGACAAGGGAATCTCGGCGGGCGAGAACAGCCGCATGACCGCGCGCCACGTGCGGCTCAGGAACACCGCCATCGGCCTCGCCAGCAAGGACAGGTCTCAGATGCACGTCCAGGACGCCACCCTCGACGGCGGCGGCGTCGGCGTCACCTTGTACGTGAAGAAGCCCGAATTCGGCCCGTCCGCCATGGACGTGGACGGCCTCGTCATGGCCAACATCCAGATGCCGTACCTGGTGGAGAAGGGTGCGGATCTGTCCGTCGACGGGACACGCATCGCGCCCAATCGCATCGTGGTCCGGGACGAGCTCTACGGCGCGCGTTGGGGCATGGCCACCAGGCGCTGAGCACGAGCGGACAGCGTCACTCCTCCACGCCGGCGTGAGCCGCGCGTCACGCTGGCGACCGCAGCTGGCGCGGACGTGCGCCTTCTGCTACCTTGGCGGCGCATGAAATCCCTCCGCATGCTGCTCGCGGCCCTGCTCCTCGGGGTCGGGTCCGCCGCGAGCGGCGGGACGGAGACCAGCGAGCTCCTCGTCCCCGGCGTCTCCTACGATCCCAGCATCCCCACACCGGCATCCGTCCTGGGTTTCCAGGTCGGCGAGTGGCATGCCCTGCCCGGTCAGATCGCAGCCTACGCCCGCGCCTTGGCGGCAGCGAGCCCGCGCGTGCACTGGGAGGAAACGGGACGCACCTACGAGCAAAAGCCGCTGCTCTTGCTGACGATCACCTCGCCGGAAAACCACGCCCGCCTGGAGGAATTGCGCCTCGCGCACCGATCGCTCACCCAACCGGGGGCGAAGGTCGATGTGGAAGCGCTGCCCGTCGTCGTCTTTCTCGGCTACAGCATCCACGGCAACGAGGCGAGCGGCTCCAACGCCTCCCTCCTGGTCGCCTACCATCTGGCGGCAGCACAGGGGCCCGAGATCGATGCGCTGCTCGCCCACACCGTCGTCCTCCTCGATCCCGCCCTCAATCCGGACGGCCTGCAACGCTTCGCCACTTGGGCCAACATGCATCGCGGGGCGACGCCTGTCGGCGAGCGTCTGAACCGCGAGCACCAGGAAGGTTGGCCGAGTGGGCGCACGAACCACTACTGGTTCGATCTCAACCGCGACTGGCTTCCGGTCCAGCATCCGGAGACGCAGGCGCGCTTGCAAGTGTTCCATCGCTGGAAGCCCAACGTGCTCGCCGATTTCCACGAAATGGACTCGGATGCCACCTTCTTCTTCCAGCCCGGCGTGCCGAGCCGCCGGCATCCGTACACGCCGGAACGGAACGTCGAGCTCACCCGGGCGCTCGCCGCATTCCACGCTCGGGCGCTGGACGCCGAAGGACGGCTCTACTTCACGGAGGAGCGCTTCGACGACTTCTACTACGGCAAGGGTTCCACCTACCCGGATGTGAACGGTGCCGTCGGCATCCTCTTCGAGCAGGCCAGCGCCCGGGGGAACTTGCAGGACACGGCGCACGGACCGCTCTCCTTCTCGTTCGCCATCCGCAACCAGTTCCTCGGCTCACTCTCCACCTTGCAAGGGGCCCTGGCGCATCGGCTCGATCTCCTGCGGTACCAGAAGGAGTTCTACGACGGCAGTGCCGGGCTCGCCAAAAGCGATCGCGTCAAGGGCTACGTCTTCGGTGACTCCGCCGACCGCGGCAGCGCCGCCGAAATGTTGCGACTCCTCCGGGCGCACGAGATCGAGGTGCGCGCCTTGGCCCGGCCCCTCGATCAAGACGGTCATCGCTATCAGCCCGGAAGCGCCTGGGTCGTGTCTCTGGCGCAACCGCAGTACCGCCTGACCAGGGCGCTCTTCGAGCGACGCACCAGCTTCACCGACAGCTTGTTCTACGACGTCTCCGCCTGGACGCTGCCGCTCGCCATGGGTGTTCCGTGCAGCGAGATGGATCGACTTCCCGGAGATCTCCTGGGCCCAACTCTCGAGAGCGTGACCACGCCGGTGGGGCGCGCACCGAGTTCGCTCCCGTACGCTTTCGCCTTCGCGTGGAGCGAGTACTACGCACCGCGTGCTCTCTACAGGTTGCAGAGCGCGGGCCTCCGCGCCCAGGTCGCCACGCGTCCCTTCAACGCCGCCGCTTCCGATGGTTCCATCGCCTTCGACCGTGGCACCATCGTCGTTCCCGTCGGCGGTCAGGACGTGGCGCCGGAAAGGATCTTGGCGCTGGCGCAGCAGGCCGCTGCCGAGGACGGCGTCGACGTACAGGCGCTCAGCACGGGCTTCACCGCCGGCGGCGCGCAACTCGGCAGCCCGAGTTTCCGGGTGTTGCAGCGCCCGAAGCCGATCCTCGTCGTGGGCACGGGGGTCGGGGCAAACGAAGCCGGGGAGATCTGGCACTTGCTGGACCAGCGCTTTCACGTGCCGTTGCCGCTGGTGGAGGCAGCGAATCTCGACGCCGCAGCGCTCAAGCGCTGCACCCACGTCGTCTGCGTCGATGGCGAGTACGGCGCTTTCGACGAGACGCGGACCGAAGATTTGAAACGTTGGGTGCAGTCGGGAGGCGTGCTCGTGGCGATGGGGCGCGCCGCCGCGTGGGCAGCGAAGAAGCAGTTCGTGAAGGTGGAGTTCAAGCCCGACGCCGCAGATTCCACGGGCGTCGGGCGGCAGCGCCTGCCCTACGCGGAGCAGCCCAGCCGTTCCGGGGCGCGAGAGATCAGCGGCGCCATCTTCGCCGTCGCTCTCGACCGCACGCACCCGCTGGGCTACGGCTACCGGGACGACCGCCTCGCTGTCTTCCGCGACCACCGGCTGTTCATGCAGACGAGCGCCGACCCCTACACCACGGTCGCCCAGTACACGCCGCAGCCCCTGCTCTCGGGCTACATCTCGAAGGCGAACGCGGCGCGCCTCGACGGCACGGCGGCCGTGGTGGCTCGCAGGCTCGGCCGGGGCGCCGTCATCCTGATCCTCGACGACCCTGCCTTCCGCGCCTACTGGCTGGTTACAAACAAGTTGTTCCTCAACGCCCTCTTCTTCGGTTCCCTCCTCGAGCCCATGGACGACTAGGGGATTCCCGGACCCAGGCGGAGAGACCGGGAAATCTGCGGTGGGAGCGGTGTTCCGCCGTGGTCTCTTGTGCCGCGTCTTTCCCTCTGGTAAGATACGGATCGACCCCAGTCTTGATCCTCCGGGGTGCGGCGTGCCGCGCCCGAGTCTTCATTCTTCTTTTGGACGGCAGCGGAGGTAACACATGCACAAAGCCATCGCTCTCTCGGCCGCGGCACTGCTACTCATCGCAGGGGTCGCCGGCGCCCAGACGTACAGCGCCATCATCACCGGACCCCAGGACGGCACGGCTTCGCCCGCCACGGGGACTGGGAGTTTCACCCTGGATGCCGGGAAGATGCTGTCGTTCAACATCTCCTACAGCGGTCTGCTGGGAACGGAATCTGCCGCCCACATCCACTGCTGCGCACCCCCAGGTACGGCTGCCGGCGTCTTGTTCGGGCTGCCCGCGACCAACCCCAAGGTGGGTAGCGTGGGTCCGCTCACGCCGACGCAGGAGGCCAACCTCAACGCCGGCCTGATGTACGTGAACATCCACACGCTGCCGAACTTCGCGGGCGGCGAGATCCGTGGCCAGATCTTCAACACCGTGTCGGTGGACCAGAGCACTTGGGGAGCCGTGAAGGCGCTCTATAAGCCGTGAAGGCACTCCATCAGTGAATCCGCGCGGTCCGCGTTTCCAAGTCGAGGCCGGGGATCTCCCCGGCCTCGTTTCTTTCGCCTGCCAGCGCTTCGTACAGATCAGCCGAGGAGCTGCATCGCCCGCGCGCTCACGCCCTGCTGGGCGACGGCGCCGAGCTCGCGCAGCACCGCCTCGGGCGTGGCGCGGCCGGCAAGGAGCGCCACGTAGGCCGCGAGCACGGTCGCAGCTTCGTCCTGCGTCTCGCGCACGAACTCGACCCGGAAGCGCCGGACTCCGGCACGGAGCAGACGCGGCACCAACCGCGCCGCGCTCTGCGCTTCGGAATCGAACACCGTGTTGCGGCAACCTGCATCCACGATCACCGGGTGCACGCGCTGCAAGTGATCCCGGAGGCCGACCTCGTGCGCTTCGCACGGACGGCCACAGGTGCGGTGGTCGCGGCCGTTGGCGAGAAGATGGGCATAGACGCAGTGCTCGGTGTGGAACGTCGGCATGCGATGGTGCACCACGACGGTGAAGCGTTCCGCCGGCACTTGCGCCAGCAGGGCGAGGAGCTGCGCCTCGTCGAGGTCGTGCGCCGCCGTCTGCGTGTCCAAGCCCCAGCCGAAGAGATGTCTCGCCGTGTGCGAGTTGGTGACGTTGAGCGAGAAGTCGCCGTGGATCCTGAGGCGCGAGAACCGCTCGGGCTGCTCGGCCCGCAGGCGCGCGAAGGCCACCATCCCGCCCCAGTGGCGGACGAGCACGCCGTCCGGCTCGAGACGCGCCAGCCGGCTGTCGTAGGCCTCCTCGCCCGGCTTCTGCACCCGGAGCGTGGCGAGGGTGACGCCGAGCCCGGCGCGGCGCGCCCGCTCGACCGCGGCTCCCAGTCCGACGAACTCCATCCAGTCCAGCTCCACCTCGGGAACGCCGGTCTCGATGGCGGCTTCGAGCTGCTCTGGGCGCCGGCAGAGCGGCAGAACCACCGCGTCTTTCTCGGGGGCCGCGAGCGCCGGCAGCGCGAAATGCGACCGACCGAGGCGCGGCTCCGCCACCGTCGCCGCGGGAGACCTCGGCTCGCGAGGTGCCGCCGCCTCCGCCTCCAAGAGTTTCGTTACCAAGGCGCGCCGCGCCGATTTGAGGGCCGACACCGGGACGTGCAATCCCGGGGCGAGTTGCTGCACGTCCAGGCCGGCAAGCGTGAAGGGTGTCTCCCCCAGGGCACCAAGCTTCGCCCGCAGCAGCTCTGCCGCGAGCCCCGCTCCCGCTGCAGGCTCGGCCGCTTCGCGCGTCTCGACCTCCGCTCGTCGCGTGGCGGTACGGGCGCGAATCCGGAGCGGCGCACCCGCTCGCCCTTCGACTTCGAACCAGAGAGGGAGGCGCGCGCGCGACGTCTCGTGCTGCAGCAGCCGCTCGGACTCGCGAACGAGGTCGGGATCGCTCGTCACCCAGACGCGTTGTCCCGGCAAGACTCGGCGCAGATCGGGTCCGGGCTTGCCGAAGCCGAGAACGAGGCGCTGCCGCTGGATCTCCACACGGAACACTGGACCGCCGGGTTCGTGCGGATCTTCCGGCTGTCCGGCGTCGAAGACGACGCCCATGCCTGGCTTCACTTCGACCGCCGGCACCGCGGCACCGCTCGCTGCTTCGGCGCTGCCACCGCCTGCGGTGAGCGGAGCGCTCACCGTTCCCTGCGGTCCGGCGTCCCGATCCCCGAGCGCCAGCGCCCCCGTCCACGGGCGGCCATCGCTCGAGGTATCGACCGTGACCTCCTGCGTCTCCACGCTCACGACACGACCGAGGTAGGCGCCGCGATGCTTGGGGAAGCGGCCTTCGACCAGCGTCTGATGATCGTTGCCGGCGAGGAAGCCGTCGCCGAAGCCGCGGGTGAAAGCCAGGGAGGTGGCGAGCAAGTCCTTCTGGAGTTGCTCCAATGCTGGGCTGGATTCCAGCTTGCCATCCACGACCGCGTCCAACCAATGGCGGTAGGCGCGCACTGCGGTGGCCACGTACTGCGGGCCTTTCTGCCGGCCTTCGATCTTGAGGCCATGCACGCCGAGCGCCACGAGTTCGGGCACGGCGCGCACACCCGCCAGATCCTTCGGCGACAGCAAGTAGCGCACGTCGCCGAGGTCGCGGACGCTCCCGTCCAGGACGAGGTCGTAAGGCATGCGGCACGATTGCGCGCATTGGCCGCGGTTGGCCGACCTCCCACCCCAGGCCTCGCTCGTCAGGCACTGGCCGCTCCAGGCGACGCAAAGGGCGCCGTGGATGAACACCTCGGTTTCCAGCGTCGTGCCGGCGACGAACACGCCGATCTCGCGGACCGAGAGCTCCCGCGGCAAGACCACGCGCGTGGCCCCCAGATCTGCGGCGAACACGGCTGCTTCGGGGCTCGAGATCGTCATCTGCGTGCTGGCATGGATTTCGACCTCGGGCGCCAACCGGCGCGCGAGCAGAGCCACCGCAGGATCTTGCACCAGGAGTGCGTCGACGCCGGCGGCAGCAGCGCGGCGGATCACGTCCTCGACGTGCGACAGCTCGGGCTCGAAGACGAGCGTGTTCAGCGCCAGGTAGGCCCGGGCCCCTGCCTGGTGGATCTGCGCCACCGTATCCGGCAAGCCGTCGAGAGAGAAGTTCCCCGCCCGCGCCCGGGCGTTGAAGCCTTCCTGCAAGCCGAAATAGACGGCGTCGGCGCCGCACTGCAGCGCCACGCGCAATGCTTCGGCGTCGCCCGCCGGTGCCAGCAACTCCGGCCGCGCGCGGGACTTTTCACCGGGTTTCTTCGTCACCCGAGGATGATAACGAAGGTCGATGGCACTTCACAATCGGGGGCAAAACCAGCGCCGCCCTGCTGCCCATGTGCACGACCCTTGCCGAGGTGTCACGGACGGAGTAAGCTGGTGGAAAGTCGCACACCTCGAACGCGCAGCCTTGGTCCCTTCGATCGGAATGGACTGCACTTATCGACGTTTGGAGCCTTGCACGGGCGCGGGTGGAACGACGGACGCGACACCTGCGCAACCATGCATGGTTCAGGCGCCAGGCCAGGAGGATGACCATGTCGTCA is drawn from Candidatus Krumholzibacteriia bacterium and contains these coding sequences:
- a CDS encoding O-antigen ligase family protein yields the protein MSSSQSGVLLGPRFTVLLLAGVAGMSLLAIGQGVSVGLAAPFGLVALGLLCLRPMLGTVLFLALAYMNAPVLIGRVIGSPQIAAMGVTALVGFPVLVYMFKRRGIVVDYTFLLMLLFLGSLLGSSFVAVDVHVAFAWITVYVVEGVLMYFLVLNAVRSLGMLRAAIWTMVVVSAFLSSLGLYQELTHKYQAQFGGLAQRDLGRGIAEDDDGTGLVRQRSEVLVSNRAAGPVNGPNRFAQILIVVLPLAFFRFRDERKRWVRLLALGCMLLILAGFAITYSRGGILTFVGLVMIMIFLGYIRWWQMLLGGVLLIAVVLVVAPGFLGRLETFRTLPQLLSQRDTVEGHGAIRGRLTEMLAGVHCFFDYPLLGVGPGQYMPFYSVKYMENPEIAFRSLATQRRAHCLYAELSAETGIVGILLFLGIVGTLLARLWSLRRRFRRKQPGLANTATAFWLGIMGYLGSAVFLHLAFQRYLWILLALAGATVQILEKEWKRLAEPVSGAPSARDLLHD
- a CDS encoding right-handed parallel beta-helix repeat-containing protein; amino-acid sequence: MRFDLTQLPTWIMNRWRRSSGRMKTLVATVVLLLAFTATSLGSMYYGVILNKTRRAITWDQMLENVLGTKLAIIPHWVQGQIFGRPDRLGISMDATDFAKLQMKRDAALKTGILNSGDDDFVPAFLHHGDMTTEVRMRLKGDWTDQLLGDKWSFRVKIKGDATLFGMKQFSLHHPRARGFAYEWLFHRALKREDILGLRYDFVQLSVNGKDLGVYALEEHFEKRLIESQRRREGPIVKMNEELLWADRASTPSLSRSPTGLQSEQAGFVDAFGLQSVLDNKGMYKRFVLGGSLLEAVRSGEMPAHKAFDVQRLATYYALCDLLGSEHAVIWHNLRFYYNPVTALLEPIGFDANAGHLIAAPHGAERRWDDPAKDFKNVVFSDPLFCQEYTRALERLSAPGYLESLLADTHKDLNHQLSILYREFPWVYFSPSVFQRNRDVIVASLHPKAALHAYAHGRTPEAMEIELGNIQSMPLEVESISFRDSLVLRPSERIFLAPKVPDLPVNYRVVTFALPADFPKNVKLARDLKVQYRIIGASLARTEAVFAWPRQNNEVLSADLVRKDPNVDRLPCFAVDEAAKRITIRPGRWEIHESVHIPGGYDVVAGPGTELFLDPNVTILSYSRFLFRGSAEAPVVIRSDGRGRGVLVAKTGESSLEHVHFIGLANPNLNGWEVTSAVTFYEAPAHFTQCVFADNKCEDALNMIRTTYVMENCRFANTQSDAFDADFADGRIVGTSFENCGNDAVDTSGSTTEVVDMQVNGTNDKGISAGENSRMTARHVRLRNTAIGLASKDRSQMHVQDATLDGGGVGVTLYVKKPEFGPSAMDVDGLVMANIQMPYLVEKGADLSVDGTRIAPNRIVVRDELYGARWGMATRR
- a CDS encoding M14 family metallopeptidase, whose translation is MKSLRMLLAALLLGVGSAASGGTETSELLVPGVSYDPSIPTPASVLGFQVGEWHALPGQIAAYARALAAASPRVHWEETGRTYEQKPLLLLTITSPENHARLEELRLAHRSLTQPGAKVDVEALPVVVFLGYSIHGNEASGSNASLLVAYHLAAAQGPEIDALLAHTVVLLDPALNPDGLQRFATWANMHRGATPVGERLNREHQEGWPSGRTNHYWFDLNRDWLPVQHPETQARLQVFHRWKPNVLADFHEMDSDATFFFQPGVPSRRHPYTPERNVELTRALAAFHARALDAEGRLYFTEERFDDFYYGKGSTYPDVNGAVGILFEQASARGNLQDTAHGPLSFSFAIRNQFLGSLSTLQGALAHRLDLLRYQKEFYDGSAGLAKSDRVKGYVFGDSADRGSAAEMLRLLRAHEIEVRALARPLDQDGHRYQPGSAWVVSLAQPQYRLTRALFERRTSFTDSLFYDVSAWTLPLAMGVPCSEMDRLPGDLLGPTLESVTTPVGRAPSSLPYAFAFAWSEYYAPRALYRLQSAGLRAQVATRPFNAAASDGSIAFDRGTIVVPVGGQDVAPERILALAQQAAAEDGVDVQALSTGFTAGGAQLGSPSFRVLQRPKPILVVGTGVGANEAGEIWHLLDQRFHVPLPLVEAANLDAAALKRCTHVVCVDGEYGAFDETRTEDLKRWVQSGGVLVAMGRAAAWAAKKQFVKVEFKPDAADSTGVGRQRLPYAEQPSRSGAREISGAIFAVALDRTHPLGYGYRDDRLAVFRDHRLFMQTSADPYTTVAQYTPQPLLSGYISKANAARLDGTAAVVARRLGRGAVILILDDPAFRAYWLVTNKLFLNALFFGSLLEPMDD
- a CDS encoding CHRD domain-containing protein, whose protein sequence is MHKAIALSAAALLLIAGVAGAQTYSAIITGPQDGTASPATGTGSFTLDAGKMLSFNISYSGLLGTESAAHIHCCAPPGTAAGVLFGLPATNPKVGSVGPLTPTQEANLNAGLMYVNIHTLPNFAGGEIRGQIFNTVSVDQSTWGAVKALYKP
- a CDS encoding DUF3656 domain-containing protein, which produces MTKKPGEKSRARPELLAPAGDAEALRVALQCGADAVYFGLQEGFNARARAGNFSLDGLPDTVAQIHQAGARAYLALNTLVFEPELSHVEDVIRRAAAAGVDALLVQDPAVALLARRLAPEVEIHASTQMTISSPEAAVFAADLGATRVVLPRELSVREIGVFVAGTTLETEVFIHGALCVAWSGQCLTSEAWGGRSANRGQCAQSCRMPYDLVLDGSVRDLGDVRYLLSPKDLAGVRAVPELVALGVHGLKIEGRQKGPQYVATAVRAYRHWLDAVVDGKLESSPALEQLQKDLLATSLAFTRGFGDGFLAGNDHQTLVEGRFPKHRGAYLGRVVSVETQEVTVDTSSDGRPWTGALALGDRDAGPQGTVSAPLTAGGGSAEAASGAAVPAVEVKPGMGVVFDAGQPEDPHEPGGPVFRVEIQRQRLVLGFGKPGPDLRRVLPGQRVWVTSDPDLVRESERLLQHETSRARLPLWFEVEGRAGAPLRIRARTATRRAEVETREAAEPAAGAGLAAELLRAKLGALGETPFTLAGLDVQQLAPGLHVPVSALKSARRALVTKLLEAEAAAPREPRSPAATVAEPRLGRSHFALPALAAPEKDAVVLPLCRRPEQLEAAIETGVPEVELDWMEFVGLGAAVERARRAGLGVTLATLRVQKPGEEAYDSRLARLEPDGVLVRHWGGMVAFARLRAEQPERFSRLRIHGDFSLNVTNSHTARHLFGWGLDTQTAAHDLDEAQLLALLAQVPAERFTVVVHHRMPTFHTEHCVYAHLLANGRDHRTCGRPCEAHEVGLRDHLQRVHPVIVDAGCRNTVFDSEAQSAARLVPRLLRAGVRRFRVEFVRETQDEAATVLAAYVALLAGRATPEAVLRELGAVAQQGVSARAMQLLG